GGAACACGGCGATCATGGACGTGAAGCCGCTGGTCATGGCGTCCTGGTCGGCGCAGAACTGCGCGAGGTCGCGGGCCAGATCGAGCGAGGCGGGCTTGCTGCCCAGGGCGCCATAACAGGCCAGGGCGTAGGCGCTGGTGTTCACGGTGGCACGGGCCGCCAGGCAGGAGAAGTCCGGCGCCAGGATCTTGCGGTGCAGCGTGGCCTGCACACGGCGGGCGAAGGGCGTGACTGGATGTCGGCCCGCTTGCAGGGTGCCACCGCGTACCAGGTGGTACGAACTGGCCTGACGGGATGTGATGGCTTGCGACTCTGTCATTGCACACTCCGGCGGACGGGGGACGTCGGGCACGTGCCTGCTCCGACGCCGTCTCAACTCTCCAGCGTTTCTAAGAAAAACCTTAGTGGGAAAGTTCATATTCGGGAACCCGCTGATGGGGTGGTCAGTTGCGGGTCTGTGCAGTACAGAGTGGAAAAATAGTCGTCCAGAATGGAAGAAATGCCATCCGGTGCTTTCATGCCCCCGTTGGCGGGGACTGGTGGGGGCATCGAATCCATGAGAAAGGTAAAGCTGCGGCGGTCTGTGATTTCCGACACTGGCGCGCCGTGTCGAACCTGCGGGTAGCTCTGTTTCCGGACACGTTGCCGCTCGCGCCGGGGAGCGATTCGACGTCCAGATCACGCCGAGGAGTCCAGCAAAAGCCCTGCGCCAGGCAGGGCTTTTGCTTTCCTGGACGGTTACCAGGGTCGGGGACTGCCGCAGTAGTAGCCGGGACCGTTGATGAAGCGTTGTGACGATCTCTGGTTCGCATCGGCCTGCGCGGCCTGCCGCACGGAGGTGCTCACCCAGTCCTTGGCGTCGTCGACCACATCGCACAGGAATTCGACCTGCACCTGGTTGGGCGAGTGGAAGCGGCTGGCGGTGCCGTTGTTCTGGTACATCGCGCCGAAGGCGTAGGCGCCGACGCCGTGGAAGTAGAAGTAGTCGCAGAAGTTCGCCACGGTGCAGTTGCCCTGCGCGGCGCGGTGGCCGCCGTAGGTGCCGTTGCTGTAGTGGTACTTCTTCATCCAGGCGTGCCACCCCTCGTGCATGAAGTCACCGGCGCGGCTGCCCGGGTTGGCGTTCGCGGAGGCGGGGTTGTACAGCAGGCAGGAGGTCTGCACGCGGCCGCTGTTGGGGTCATACGAGCCGAAGATGGTCGTGTCGTCGGTGGGCGCGTGGTAGATGGACTGGTGGAAGTTGCTGGAGGCCGCCTCCGCCGTCTGGCGGTAGTCGGTGGTGCCGTGGAACTGGTGGGCGAGGTTGTCGGTCAGGCCGTAGGTAACGAGGTACGCGGCGTTCCAGAGTTTCGGGTACTCCAGGTTCACGTTGCAGGCATCGTTCCAGCCGCGTCCGGCCCAGTCGCTGCCGCGTGCGTCGTACGCGCGGTATTGCCACAGGTAGTAGGCCTGCCAGCAGCCGTGCGTGTTCCACAGGCTGCGGTCGGCGGTGCTGGCTCCAGATTGCACACACACGGCCAGCGAACTGGTGAACATAGAGAACATCAGGGCGATCAGGTAACCGAGGATTTTCAGGCTGCGGACGGCGATCATCGGGCGCTCCTTGTGTGGGGTGGGTGGGGCGATCCATTGCTGGACGGACGCTGGTTCGGGGCTGTGCGGGCCTCAGCCATGGGAAGGCTCAGTAGCCCGGAGGCGAACCGGGATCGGCCCTGTCCGGCTGATCCTTGCCGACGTCCTCCCCGGCTGGGGGATCTGGCGCGGCGAGTTCCGGGTGGAGATGCAGGAAGGCGGTCAGTTTCGCGTTGAAGGATTCGCCGGACTCCCCGATATCCCGGATGGGCCGATCTACGAAGGCCTGTTCGCCCTTCTGCACGTAGCGTTGCAGCAGCTGGCGGTTGTCCGGGTTGTTGTAGAGGTACGCGGTGATCGCGGCGGCCCGCACGATCCGTGAGGGGTGCTGCGCCACCAGGGTGAGTACCGCCTGGGTGCCGGATTCGCTGCCCATGTACGCGAGGCCCTCGGCTGCCTTGGCCTGCAGGGTGCCCAGCGCGGTCTGCTCGGGGTTCTCGCCCTCGAAGCCGGGTTCGGTGCTGGCGGCGGGGAAGGGCAGGTTCACGAAGCGGATCAGACCCTGTTCCCCCACCGGATTGCGGAGTTCCCCGAGCACCGACAGGGCGACCAGGGCGCGGCTGTGATCCGTCTTCTGGGCGCTGAACACGGCGTCGACCAGGGCCTGGGCCACGGCGTCGTTCGCGCGGGCCGCCTCGATGGCCGCCCGGCCCTCCTCGCGCTGCGAGAGGCGGGAGTCGGCGGCCCAGTCGATGAACTTCGCCACGGCCGCCGTCGCCTCTCCGGCCGTGACATCCAGGGCGGGTACCGCGACCACCGGGCGGTTCACCACGCTGGGTGATTTCTCCGCGTTCTGCTGTGTGGCTGGCCCCGTCGAGGCCGGCTGACTGGGAGACGAGCACGCGAGCAGGCTGACGGACAGCGCCAGCGCCGCGCAGGCCAGGCGGAGAGGACGGGCATGAAGGTGGGCTCTGGTCATGGTCAGCTCCTGAGGACTCCGGGGGCGACCCCACGCGGACGGCGCAGGGGCAGAGCGGGCCGCCACCCTGCGCGCAGGGCAGTGGCGTGCGGGCACGGCACGACGCGGGTAACGCCGCGTGCGGGTCGTGCGGGTGGCGGTTCGGCCCGGTGTCCGGCGTGTCGTCACGGCCGGAAACCACGGGCGGTCGTGCGGGCAATACGCGGCTCACCCCCCCGGGTGGCCGGTCAGTGCAGTCCGGTGCTGCCGTCCGTGTGGAGGCGCCGTGACTGCGGTCTTGGGGGGAGCATGCGCCGGGGGCCATGATCGGGCCATGATCGTTTCCGGGTGTGGGTCGCGCGGGGCAGAGCCGAACCACAGAAGAACCCCCTCTCCGGTGCCGGAGAGGGGGCGGGGCGCAGGGTCTGGTTACAGGACGCTCTTGACGACCTTCGTGACGTTCTCGACAGTGAAGCCGAACTTCTCGAACAGCACCTTCGCGGGCGCGGACGCCCCGAAGCTTTCCATGCCGATCACGGGGCCACCCTGCGTCCACTCGTACCACGGCCCCTTGCTGGCGGCCTCGATGGCGACGCGTTTCACGCCGGGCGTGAGGATGGAGTCGCGGTAGGCCTGATCCTGCGTGCGGAAGACCTCCATGCATGGCATGGAGACCACGCGGGTTCCCACGCCCTCGGCGTTCAGGGCCTTGGCGGCCTCGATGGCGAGGCTGACCTCGGAGCCCGACGCGATCAGGATGATCTGGGCGTTCCCGCCCTCGGCATCCTGCACGACATAGGCGCCCTTTTTCACGCCGGCGTGGTTGCGGGGCAGGATCGGCAGGTCCTGGCGCGACAGGGCCAGCGCGGTGGGGCCCTTGTCGTACTCCAGGGCCATGGCCCACGCGGCGGCCGTCTCGTTCGCGTCGGCGGGCCGGATCACGTGCGCGCCCGGCACCGCACGCAGCATGGCGAGCTGGTCGATGGGCTGGTGCGTGGGGCCGTCCTCGCCCAGCCCAATCGAGTCGTGCGTGAGGACGTACGTGACCGGCTGCATCTGGATGGCGCTCAGGCGGAAGGCGGGCTTGAGGTAATCCGCGAACACCAGGAAGGTGCCGACCAGGGGACGCAGGCCGCCGTAGAGGCTCAGGCCGTTGCCGGCGGCGGCCATGCCGAACTCGCGCACGCCGAAGTACACGTTGCGCCCACCGTAGGTGTCGTGGTTCAGCACGCCGCCGTCCGTGATGGTCGTTTTGGTGCTGCCGGACAGGTCGGCGCTGCCGCCCATCAGGCCGGGAATCGCCCTGGCGAGGGCGTTGATGACCTCGCCGCTGGCGTTGCGGGTCGCCATGGCCTTGCCGCCGACCTCGTAGCTGGGGAGCACCTCACCCAGGTTGGCGGGCAGGTCGCGGGCGAGCAGCGCGTCCACTTCCTTGCCGAGCTCTGGGTGCGCGGCGCGGTAGCCGTCCATCAGGGTGTTCCAGTCGGCTTCCAGCTTTGCACCGCGTTCGGTGGCGTCCATGTGGGCAGCGACATCGTCGGGCACCGTGAAGGCCGGGTAGTCCCAGCCCAGGGCCTTCTTGGTCTCGGCCACGGCCGCCTCGCCCAGCGCCTCGCCGTGGGCCTTGCTGGTGCCGGCCTTGGGGCTGGCGTAGCCGATCACGGTGCGCACCTGGATCAGCGTGGGCTGCGAGGTGTTGTTCTTCGCGACGGTCAGCGCCTGGCGGATCTCAGCCAAGTTGTTGCCGTCCTCGACGCGCAGCACCTCCCAGCCGTAGGCGCGGTAGCGTTCGGCGGTGTCCTCCGACTCGGCCTTGTCGGTGGCGGTGTCGAGCTGCACCTGGTTGTCGTCGTGCAGCCAGATCAGCTTGCCGAGCTTGAGGTGCCCGGCCAGCGCGGCGGATTCGTGGTTCACGCCCTCCTGCAGGTCACCGTCGCCCAGGATCGAGTACACGTGGTTGTCGAAGATCTTGAAGCCCTCTTTGTTGTAGCGGGCGGCCAGGTGCGCCTCGGCCATGGCCATGCCGACCGACATGGCCGCGCCCTGCCCGAGGGGGCCGGTGGTGGCGTCCAGGCCGGGCGTGTGGAAGAACTCCGGGTGGCCGGGCGTCTTGCTGCCCCACTGCCGGAAGTTCTTCAGTTCCGAGAGGGGCATGTCGTAGCCGGTCAGGTGTAGTAGGGAGTAGATCAGCATGCTGGCGTGTCCGGCCGACAGCACGAAACGGTCGCGTCCGGCCCACTGCGGATGCTTCGGGTTGAAGCGCAGGAACTCCTGCCAGACGACGTAGGCCATGGGAGCGGCGCCCAGCGGTGCGCCGGGGTGACCGCTGTTGGCGGCCTGAACCCCGTCGATGGACAGCGTGCGGATGGTGTTGACACTCAGCTGCGGCACGTCGGTTGACATGCCGGTATCCTACCCTGATTCAGATTGGTGTACAGGGTACACTTATAGACCGGAATCTTGACCGTTGTGCTCCTGCCTGGCTCCCAGCACCTCATCCAGTGCGGTTCTGAGCCGGTCGCCCTCGATGCCGGCGGCCAGCAGGTCGTGGGTATGCTGCCGCCAGCGCTCCAGGGCTTCGCGGTGATGCAGACCGCCGGCCCACGCGGCGGCCGCGACCGTAGTGCCCGCCCCGGCGCGGTTCTCGGTGACAC
This genomic window from Deinococcus sp. KSM4-11 contains:
- the tkt gene encoding transketolase — its product is MSTDVPQLSVNTIRTLSIDGVQAANSGHPGAPLGAAPMAYVVWQEFLRFNPKHPQWAGRDRFVLSAGHASMLIYSLLHLTGYDMPLSELKNFRQWGSKTPGHPEFFHTPGLDATTGPLGQGAAMSVGMAMAEAHLAARYNKEGFKIFDNHVYSILGDGDLQEGVNHESAALAGHLKLGKLIWLHDDNQVQLDTATDKAESEDTAERYRAYGWEVLRVEDGNNLAEIRQALTVAKNNTSQPTLIQVRTVIGYASPKAGTSKAHGEALGEAAVAETKKALGWDYPAFTVPDDVAAHMDATERGAKLEADWNTLMDGYRAAHPELGKEVDALLARDLPANLGEVLPSYEVGGKAMATRNASGEVINALARAIPGLMGGSADLSGSTKTTITDGGVLNHDTYGGRNVYFGVREFGMAAAGNGLSLYGGLRPLVGTFLVFADYLKPAFRLSAIQMQPVTYVLTHDSIGLGEDGPTHQPIDQLAMLRAVPGAHVIRPADANETAAAWAMALEYDKGPTALALSRQDLPILPRNHAGVKKGAYVVQDAEGGNAQIILIASGSEVSLAIEAAKALNAEGVGTRVVSMPCMEVFRTQDQAYRDSILTPGVKRVAIEAASKGPWYEWTQGGPVIGMESFGASAPAKVLFEKFGFTVENVTKVVKSVL